A stretch of Clostridia bacterium DNA encodes these proteins:
- a CDS encoding leucine-rich repeat protein, with product MIKRVITAVVMLAFAISLLPSALISADAPSDQLRQQLSAVMESARPLLFKDNSEQTEKYLYDRYLRAEAALYNRFAAEDELSALISELSSGIELIAPMKGREDVRQLSFDTLTDADIAQMSSSVGALRLDAEHKPEGAAQSVEISGDGVLVYDNSIPGGIAGVSPFGMDASDTDGLRLWLSVDAPSTVALTVGKVSASGGYSLTVSDIPVEGEGYITVPYYFFVPFGDGAEIETNGLMNSIRVECEGASVLRIAGLCAYREIVDVSNRKAYSEQKINTRAAIVNNAYYKIYTADSYGTDSPKAITLGPVPDETAFLWEGAINTKDERMSYSIEPAEEGLLTQLWQLSPDPSGNGTLRIINKASACAMRIPSSASLVFDKVDYNDIYEEFSLSAARGEFTIQVKNVGKLTYTGTTLKVTGSSTVKKFVICKVNDGEYVSTWSDEFDGEALDSSIWQADSGFFFGGGNSALYVDSDDTAFLEDGNLILRTFAGDYNGYQSKAPHLKTNGKYAMTYGKFEIRAKMPKGMGMWPAIWLMPVDSMNMARSEIDLMEMPVQHDDYVKYGDDLYGQQIATFHWSDASGKKNWAKPLYIYSENKVSLDEDYHDYAVEIDTDQVRMYFDGALIVTLNLVNDGIKFAYGDVPRYIILSSGGIQGDGYCVVYPQYEYHDREMVVDYVRVSVREEQFTDDTPDFTADSSVQRASAVEYMGRNYNSFMYNFPMAISPDGTQAVMADQAGFLCVFDPRTNELLDTVSTEKYNAFLSVAYSPDGSKVAAATMTGSVIIYDTSDFSKAPVKIHNGATMQYSLCFTADGQHIVTGGFNGGAQSLKNPVNSSVTEPHYLRVFSAASGAKEHELFVESDPLSIDLSPDGTKLAVTTTSAGVFVFNTEDWSEYAHFTTEHINTINRCRFSPDGTLLATADEAGEVVFWNVADKAAASRLDTVNESSVRTLSFSPDGRYIVTNSNDTAARVYSVESGRCVSLLGGFDGIINEAAYSPDGKYVVVSSFDHTLKLFAADGTYISTLLQKDDLQSEGHVSSAICFTPDSKYVLCTEISLPSCVNRWELPKNVDKSALKAAIDEYEEQDEKLENAQKVCSLKYATSTMVSEALAELTGESAEPSFRSVSVSVDAADYAASANVFRDGWIYVKADVSILADNVFVEILNTAEESSVRIPAGQLKMGGELIDAPYESVLMRTYIEKAGNYRIRLVNSDTGEISSAVTVSVDENATTRDFLYTVNADETVTINSCKTGAEYLYIPDYIDGYPVTNIADYAFANYGRTVRHMKLRLPTTLKRIGNYSFSECASLEELELPEGLEYIGQYAFQRCLSLACIEIPDSVTTLSANAFNYVRGARYVKIGGGLTTVPGNTFPSSIGNRCYIFAEGVKTINANVSNLAFLLERVYIPRSATTVNASCLRGPYYTVKVYGYPGTAAETYAATSDKLVFVPLAAPVISGVEDGETYDIYDGAVSATWDDGHVAYLNGEYYDAGKPITQPGEYTLKVINGYDEFTTEVSFTVVDTTPVPGDADGDGEITVSDALLTLRAAAGLYAPSEKVTAAIDLDSDGEITVADALAVLRKAIGL from the coding sequence ATGATCAAGAGAGTTATTACCGCCGTCGTGATGCTCGCATTTGCGATATCGCTGCTTCCGTCCGCGCTGATTTCCGCGGACGCGCCTTCGGATCAGCTGCGTCAGCAGCTTTCCGCCGTGATGGAGTCCGCGCGCCCGCTGCTTTTCAAAGACAACAGCGAGCAGACGGAGAAATATCTTTATGACAGATATCTCCGCGCCGAAGCGGCGTTGTATAATCGGTTTGCCGCGGAGGATGAACTTTCCGCGCTCATCTCCGAGCTTTCCTCCGGGATCGAACTGATCGCGCCTATGAAGGGCAGAGAAGACGTCAGACAGCTTTCGTTTGACACGCTTACAGACGCCGATATCGCGCAGATGTCTTCCTCCGTCGGCGCTCTTCGTCTCGACGCGGAGCATAAACCGGAAGGCGCGGCGCAGTCGGTCGAAATATCCGGCGACGGCGTTCTCGTTTACGACAACTCTATTCCCGGCGGAATTGCCGGCGTTTCTCCCTTCGGTATGGACGCCTCCGATACTGACGGCTTACGCCTCTGGCTGAGCGTTGACGCGCCTTCGACCGTCGCGCTTACCGTCGGAAAAGTTTCCGCGTCCGGCGGTTATTCGCTGACCGTATCGGATATTCCCGTTGAGGGTGAAGGGTATATCACCGTTCCGTATTACTTCTTCGTTCCGTTTGGCGACGGTGCGGAGATCGAAACCAACGGTCTTATGAACAGTATTCGCGTCGAGTGCGAAGGCGCCTCCGTGCTTCGCATCGCGGGGCTCTGCGCCTACCGCGAAATCGTCGACGTTTCAAATCGCAAGGCCTATTCCGAGCAAAAGATAAACACCAGAGCCGCGATAGTCAATAACGCTTATTATAAGATTTATACCGCTGACTCTTACGGTACCGATTCTCCGAAAGCGATCACGCTCGGCCCGGTTCCGGATGAGACCGCTTTTCTTTGGGAAGGCGCTATAAATACGAAGGATGAAAGAATGTCTTACAGTATCGAGCCGGCGGAAGAAGGTCTGCTTACTCAGCTCTGGCAGCTTTCGCCCGATCCTTCCGGAAACGGTACGCTCAGAATAATAAACAAGGCCAGCGCCTGCGCGATGAGGATACCTTCATCCGCTTCTCTGGTGTTCGATAAGGTCGATTATAACGATATTTATGAAGAGTTTTCGCTTTCCGCCGCAAGAGGAGAGTTCACAATTCAGGTGAAAAACGTCGGCAAGCTGACCTACACCGGCACCACATTAAAGGTCACCGGTTCGTCGACTGTTAAGAAGTTCGTTATCTGCAAGGTCAACGACGGCGAATACGTCAGCACGTGGAGCGACGAGTTCGACGGCGAAGCGCTTGACAGTTCAATCTGGCAGGCGGACAGCGGTTTCTTCTTCGGCGGCGGCAACAGCGCGCTCTACGTCGATTCCGACGACACCGCCTTTCTCGAGGACGGCAACCTTATACTCCGCACATTCGCCGGCGACTATAACGGCTACCAGTCCAAAGCGCCGCACCTGAAGACGAACGGAAAATACGCGATGACTTACGGCAAATTCGAGATCCGAGCGAAAATGCCGAAGGGCATGGGAATGTGGCCGGCGATCTGGCTCATGCCCGTCGATTCCATGAATATGGCGCGCTCCGAGATCGACCTTATGGAAATGCCCGTTCAGCACGACGATTACGTTAAATACGGCGACGATCTTTACGGTCAGCAGATAGCCACGTTCCACTGGAGCGACGCGAGCGGTAAGAAGAACTGGGCGAAACCGCTCTACATATATTCCGAAAACAAAGTATCTCTCGATGAGGATTACCATGATTACGCTGTCGAAATCGACACAGATCAGGTGAGAATGTACTTCGACGGCGCGCTGATCGTAACGCTTAATCTTGTCAACGACGGCATCAAATTCGCTTACGGCGATGTGCCGAGGTATATCATCCTTTCATCCGGCGGTATCCAGGGCGACGGCTACTGCGTCGTGTATCCGCAGTACGAATATCACGACAGGGAAATGGTAGTCGATTACGTTCGAGTTTCGGTCCGCGAGGAGCAGTTTACTGACGATACGCCCGACTTTACGGCCGACTCCTCCGTGCAGAGAGCGAGCGCCGTCGAATACATGGGGAGAAACTACAACAGCTTTATGTATAACTTCCCGATGGCGATCTCGCCGGACGGAACGCAGGCGGTAATGGCAGATCAGGCCGGCTTCCTCTGCGTATTCGATCCCCGCACTAACGAGCTGCTCGATACCGTTTCCACGGAGAAGTATAACGCCTTCCTCTCGGTCGCGTATTCGCCCGACGGAAGCAAGGTCGCCGCGGCGACCATGACCGGTTCGGTTATAATATACGATACTTCCGATTTCTCCAAGGCGCCTGTGAAAATACACAACGGCGCGACTATGCAGTATTCACTGTGCTTCACCGCCGACGGTCAGCATATCGTAACCGGCGGTTTCAACGGCGGCGCGCAGTCGCTTAAGAACCCGGTAAACAGTTCCGTTACCGAGCCGCACTATCTCCGCGTATTCAGCGCGGCGAGCGGCGCGAAGGAGCATGAGCTCTTCGTCGAAAGCGATCCGCTTTCGATCGACCTTTCGCCCGACGGGACGAAGCTCGCGGTGACGACCACCAGCGCCGGAGTGTTCGTTTTCAACACCGAAGACTGGAGCGAATACGCTCACTTCACGACCGAGCACATAAATACGATCAACCGCTGCCGCTTCTCTCCGGACGGTACTTTGCTCGCGACCGCTGACGAAGCAGGCGAGGTCGTTTTTTGGAACGTTGCCGATAAGGCTGCGGCAAGCCGCCTCGACACCGTCAACGAAAGCTCGGTCAGAACCCTTTCGTTCTCGCCGGACGGCAGATATATCGTCACAAACAGCAACGATACCGCCGCCCGCGTTTACAGCGTTGAAAGCGGCAGATGCGTTTCGCTTCTCGGCGGATTCGACGGCATAATCAACGAGGCGGCGTATTCGCCGGACGGCAAATACGTTGTCGTTTCCTCGTTCGACCATACGCTCAAGCTCTTCGCCGCCGACGGAACGTATATCAGCACTCTGCTTCAGAAAGACGATCTCCAGTCAGAAGGTCACGTTTCATCCGCGATATGCTTTACCCCGGACAGCAAATACGTGCTTTGCACCGAGATTTCGCTCCCGTCATGCGTTAACCGCTGGGAGCTGCCCAAAAACGTTGACAAGTCCGCGCTGAAAGCGGCGATAGATGAATACGAGGAGCAGGATGAAAAGCTCGAGAACGCGCAAAAGGTGTGTTCGCTTAAGTACGCCACAAGCACGATGGTTTCAGAGGCGCTTGCCGAATTGACAGGCGAATCCGCGGAGCCTTCCTTCCGTTCGGTTTCCGTTTCCGTTGACGCCGCTGACTACGCCGCTTCGGCGAACGTTTTCCGCGACGGCTGGATATATGTCAAAGCTGACGTTTCGATCCTTGCGGATAACGTTTTTGTTGAGATACTCAACACCGCCGAAGAAAGCAGCGTGCGTATACCCGCCGGTCAGCTTAAAATGGGCGGCGAGCTTATAGACGCGCCTTATGAAAGCGTGCTCATGCGCACGTATATAGAGAAGGCGGGTAACTACCGCATCCGCCTCGTCAACTCCGATACCGGCGAGATTTCCTCCGCCGTTACCGTTTCGGTTGACGAGAACGCCACGACGCGCGACTTCCTCTACACCGTAAACGCCGACGAAACGGTCACGATCAACTCCTGCAAGACGGGAGCCGAGTATCTGTATATACCTGATTACATAGACGGATATCCCGTTACGAATATCGCCGACTACGCCTTCGCGAACTACGGCAGGACCGTGCGCCATATGAAGCTGCGTCTGCCGACAACGCTGAAGCGCATAGGCAACTATTCTTTCAGCGAGTGCGCTTCGCTTGAGGAACTCGAGCTGCCGGAAGGCCTTGAATACATCGGGCAGTATGCGTTCCAGCGCTGCCTCAGCCTCGCGTGCATCGAAATACCCGACAGCGTAACAACCCTCTCTGCAAACGCTTTCAATTACGTCCGCGGAGCGAGATACGTCAAGATCGGCGGCGGATTGACTACTGTGCCGGGAAACACCTTCCCGTCGTCGATAGGCAACAGATGCTACATTTTCGCCGAGGGCGTTAAAACAATCAACGCGAACGTTTCGAATCTGGCGTTTCTGCTTGAGCGCGTTTATATCCCGAGAAGCGCGACGACCGTCAACGCGAGCTGCCTGCGCGGACCTTATTACACCGTCAAGGTTTACGGTTATCCCGGCACCGCTGCCGAAACATACGCGGCGACGAGCGACAAACTCGTATTCGTGCCGCTTGCCGCTCCGGTGATAAGCGGAGTTGAAGATGGTGAAACCTACGACATTTATGACGGAGCCGTCAGCGCAACGTGGGACGACGGCCACGTCGCATACCTGAACGGCGAGTATTACGACGCCGGAAAGCCCATCACTCAGCCCGGCGAATACACGCTCAAAGTCATCAATGGCTACGATGAGTTCACCACCGAGGTGAGCTTTACCGTGGTTGATACCACGCCGGTTCCGGGGGACGCGGACGGAGACGGAGAGATCACCGTATCCGACGCGCTGCTGACTCTACGCGCGGCCGCGGGACTTTACGCTCCGAGTGAAAAGGTGACGGCCGCTATCGATCTCGACAGCGACGGAGAGATCACGGTAGCCGACGCTCTTGCGGTTCTCAGAAAAGCGATAGGACTCTGA